The sequence below is a genomic window from Nostoc flagelliforme CCNUN1.
ACTGACAACTTCGGTCGCAGTTCCTGCACAACTTCATCAGCACTGAGACGGCGCTCATGGCGGGGCTTGAGTTCAATTAAAATTCTGCCAGCATTGGCGGAAGCATTGGGGCCACCAGCCCCGACACTGGAGTTGATGGAATCGACATTCGGATCGCGGTAAGCGATCGCAGCTACAGCCTGTTGATGTTTTACCATCTCATCAAAGGATATATCTTCTGATGCCTGAGTAGTTGCAGTAATTTGTCCAACATCTGCGTTGGGAACAAATCCTTTAGGCACAACTATAAATAGATACACTGTCGCTACAAGAATCGCTCCCGAAATCACCATTGTTGTACGGTGATACTTGAGTGATTTCTTCAAACTCCAATCGTATCCGCCCAATATCACATTAAAAACGTTTTCTGAAAAGTTGTAGAGACGACGGTTAAAGTTTTGGATTTTAGATTTTGGACTTCGACTTCGCTCAGTCGAACGATTTTGGATTTTGGATTGGGAATTAAGAATTTCTCCCTCATCTCCCTCATCTCCCCCTGCTTCCCCTGCTTGTTCATGATGAGGTGGACTCAAGAATCTCGAACACAGCATTGGCGTTAAGCTGAGGGAAATTACGCCCGAAACCAAGATGGCAACGCTGATAGTAACGGCAAACTCGCGGAATAATCTCCCCAGAATGCCTTCCATGAACAGTATCGGGATAAATACTGCTACCAGGGGATCAAGCTGAACTCGTACCGCGTACTTTTGGGAGCCGTACACCTGCACTTGTGCCACTCCATCCACCATTGATAGACGTTGTGCCAGCAATGTCTCAGCATACTTGTCTACAGTTGACAGGGGCAGAATAGACGAATTGAGAGATATATAAAGAACTGGCTGATCCGCCGGATTTACTTTTCGGTAAGATGGCGGATTGGGCAGGTTTGGAACCCGCCCCGATCGCTTCTGATACACTGCGCCCAACTGCTGTAGCTACAGGCTTTAAACTATCAACTAAATGCACCATATCTTCTAAAGAAAGCGCTTGACGGGCATCAGAAACAGATTTTTCTGGTTCTGGGTGACATTCAATAATTAATCCATCAGCACCGCAAGCGATCGCAGCCCTAGCTACAGGTGCAACCAGCTCCCGTTTCCCAACGGCATGGGAAGGATCTACAATCACAGGCAGGTGAGTTATTTGCTTGAGTGCTGCCACTGCTCCTAAATCTAGAACGTTGCGGGTGTAATCATCGAAACTGCGGATACCTCTTTCGCATAACACCACATCAGCATTCCCGTGGCTGAGGATATATTCAGCAGCCATAACGAATTCTTCAATTGTCGCTGCTAAACCACGCTTGAGCAGTATTGGTTTACCAGCTTGTCCCAAAGCTTTGAGCAAGTCGAAGTTTTGCATATTGCGGCTACCAACTTGAAGCATATCAGCGTGGGCAGCAACTACTTCAATTTGAGAAATTGACATAACCTCGGTGACAATCGGCATATTGTAATGCGATCGTACCCTTGCCAAAATTTCCAATCCCTCTTCTCCCATACCCTGGAAAGCATAGGGAGATGTGCGGGGTTTGTAGACACCGCCACGCAACCCCTGCACAGATGCAGTAGATAGCTTTTGGGCGACTATCTCCATTTGTTCTAAACTTTCAACAGTGCAGGGGCCGCCGATAATTACCAGTTCTTTGCCCCCGAAAGCGACTTTTTTTGAGATTTTAACGATTGTTTGGTGGTTCGGATGAGATTGTGCGGCAAGTTTGGCGTTAATCATGGTTTCGTTCTCCTAAAAATTGAGTATTGGGCACTATTTGCGGATAATAAAAAAGCCCGAAACCTTTGAAGAGTTCCGGGCGCGTTCTGATTCATTGGCATGACGCTATTTACCCGGAATTTAGTCTGGGCCAAAAGTAAAAGCCATAAAACCAGCTACTGAAATAAGTCATGACAATGAAATTCTCCTTAAAACAATAAAAACCGCAGAGTTTGCTCTGCGGTTCACCGGGTGGTTTCCGTTAGGAAACTCAATTCACTCCCGGTGAACCACCCTAAACCAAAAATATAAGTAGGAATTTGTGTTAAGCATTTGCGGGGCTTTTTCTGGAAAATTTAATAGATATGGCTATTTAAAGTAACAGTAACAGGAACACTCGGCGGTGTCAAGGCCCCCACAAACCATAAAAAAAGCGATAGACTCAGTACAAATGTGGGAGTAAAGACTAATAATGCTTTGCAAAATTCAAAATCATGCCCTGTTCTGATTGTGTAGTGAAGTGAAGTGCTAGTTGCTTGTTTGCGTAGACAAAGAAAGCTGCTTGTCATTATATCTCACCCTAGTTAATAAGGTTACAAATTATTGTTTTGTCATGACTAATGGGTAGTGTAGATGATCAAAAATCAATGGTGAAAAATCTAAAAATTCAGAATCTGGCGATTCTCTAAAGGAATAGAATACAGCCAAATTAAGGTAATCAGAGAAAACTCTAAACGGTGGGTTCCATCTCTGAGAAGTTTAAAAAACCAGGATTAAGAAGTTAAAATATATAATTCTCCTGACTTGTCACCTTACCTTGCGAAAGCTTATTGCAGACAATTGACGATCGCCATACATTTTTCTTACCCAAGTCCTCATTGACCAGATCAACTTTTTAGGATCATTCAGTTTGATTATGCCCAGTTCCAAAATCTTAGCCCAATCTTTCGACTATTATGGAGTTTACCCCTGCCCAGTCTGTCGGATAGGTAAGATTTCTCACATGCCAATG
It includes:
- a CDS encoding efflux RND transporter permease subunit; protein product: MPNPPSYRKVNPADQPVLYISLNSSILPLSTVDKYAETLLAQRLSMVDGVAQVQVYGSQKYAVRVQLDPLVAVFIPILFMEGILGRLFREFAVTISVAILVSGVISLSLTPMLCSRFLSPPHHEQAGEAGGDEGDEGEILNSQSKIQNRSTERSRSPKSKIQNFNRRLYNFSENVFNVILGGYDWSLKKSLKYHRTTMVISGAILVATVYLFIVVPKGFVPNADVGQITATTQASEDISFDEMVKHQQAVAAIAYRDPNVDSINSSVGAGGPNASANAGRILIELKPRHERRLSADEVVQELRPKLSVVPGIKVFLQNPPAINVGGQQTKAQYQFTLQSPNIQELYQYAPALEEKLRSLSDLQDVNSDLQIKNPQVKVDINRDQASALGLTANQIETALSNAYGTRQVSTIYAPDSPIRFS
- the aroF gene encoding 3-deoxy-7-phosphoheptulonate synthase; translation: MINAKLAAQSHPNHQTIVKISKKVAFGGKELVIIGGPCTVESLEQMEIVAQKLSTASVQGLRGGVYKPRTSPYAFQGMGEEGLEILARVRSHYNMPIVTEVMSISQIEVVAAHADMLQVGSRNMQNFDLLKALGQAGKPILLKRGLAATIEEFVMAAEYILSHGNADVVLCERGIRSFDDYTRNVLDLGAVAALKQITHLPVIVDPSHAVGKRELVAPVARAAIACGADGLIIECHPEPEKSVSDARQALSLEDMVHLVDSLKPVATAVGRSVSEAIGAGSKPAQSAILPKSKSGGSASSLYISQFVYSAPVNCRQVC